In a genomic window of Zingiber officinale cultivar Zhangliang chromosome 9B, Zo_v1.1, whole genome shotgun sequence:
- the LOC122025015 gene encoding trifunctional UDP-glucose 4,6-dehydratase/UDP-4-keto-6-deoxy-D-glucose 3,5-epimerase/UDP-4-keto-L-rhamnose-reductase RHM1-like has translation MANYTPRNILITGAAGFIASHVANRLVRNYPHYKVVVLDKLDYCSSLNNLNPSRASPNFKFVKGDIASADLVQFLLVTESIDTIMHFAAQTHVDNSFGNSFEFTKNNIYGTHVLLEACKVTGLVRRFIHVSTDEVYGETDEDAVVGNHEASQLLPTNPYSATKAGAEMLVMAYGRSYGLPVITTRGNNVYGPNQFPEKLIPKFILLAMRGQPLPIHGDGSNVRSYLYCEDVAEAFEVVLHRGEIGHIYNIGTKKERRVVDVARDICGLFNMNPDTLIKFVDNRPFNDQRYFLDDQKLKNLGWCERTTWEDGLRKTMEWYTSNPQWWGDVSGALVPHPRMLMIPGIIGQEAAKDKNLQTSINFNQTGMIVPAPKNTKPSLKFLIYGRTGWIGGLLGKICEKKGIPFEYGKGRLQERSQIEFDIQSVKPTHVLNAAGVTGRPNVDWCESHKTETIRTNVVGTLTLADVCREHGLLLLNYATGCIFEYDGAHPEGSGIGFKEEDMPNFTGSFYSKTKAMVEELLKEYDNVCTLRVRMPISSDLKNPRNFITKIARYNKVVNIPNSMTILDELLPISIEMAKRNCRGIWNFTNPGVVSHNEILEMYKKYIDPSFEWVNFTLEEQAKVIVAPRSNNEMDASKLKKEFPELLSVKESLIKYVFEPNSKVPVGGEAN, from the exons ATGGCGAACTACACGCCGAGGAACATCCTCATCACCGGGGCTGCCGGCTTCATCGCCTCCCACGTCGCCAACCGCCTGGTCCGGAACTATCCGCACTACAAGGTGGTGGTCCTCGACAAGCTCGACTACTGCTCCAGCCTCAACAACCTCAACCCTTCCCGTGCCTCCCCCAACTTCAAGTTCGTTAAGGGCGACATCGCCAGCGCCGACCTTGTCCAGTTCCTCCTCGTCACCGAGTCCATCGACACCATCATGCACTTCGCCGCTCAGACCCACGTCGATAACTCCTTCGGAAACTCCTTCGAGTTCACCAAGAACAACATCTACGGCACCCACGTCCTGCTCGAAGCCTGCAAGGTTACCGGTCTGGTCCGCCGCTTCATCCACGTCAGCACGGACGAGGTCTACGGAGAGACCGACGAGGACGCGGTGGTCGGAAACCACGAAGCATCGCAGCTGCTGCCCACGAACCCCTACTCCGCCACCAAAGCCGGCGCGGAGATGCTCGTGATGGCCTACGGACGCTCCTACGGCCTCCCCGTCATCACCACCCGCGGCAACAACGTCTACGGGCCCAACCAGTTCCCGGAGAAGCTGATCCCCAAATTCATTCTCCTCGCCATGAGGGGTCAACCACTCCCCATCCACGGTGACGGGTCCAATGTGAGGAGCTACCTCTACTGCGAGGACGTCGCTGAGGCCTTCGAAGTAGTCCTCCACCGAGGCGAGATCGGTCATATCTATAACATCGGCACCAAGAAGGAGCGCAGGGTGGTCGATGTGGCCAGGGACATCTGCGGTCTCTTCAATATGAATCCTGATACCCTCATTAAGTTCGTGGACAACCGGCCCTTTAACGACCAGAGGTACTTCCTTGACGACCAGAAGCTGAAGAACTTGGGCTGGTGCGAACGGACCACATGGGAGGACGGGCTACGGAAGACAATGGAGTGGTACACCAGCAACCCCCAATGGTGGGGTGATGTCTCCGGCGCATTGGTGCCGCATCCCCGGATGCTGATGATTCCCGGAATCATCGGGCAAGAAGCCGCCAAGGACAAGAATTTGCAAACCAGCATCAATTTTAATCAAACAGGAATGATTGTCCCTGCTCCCAAGAACACTAAACCATCCCTCAAGTTTTTGATATATGGTCGGACAGGGTGGATCGGTGGCCTGCTCGGGAAGATTTGTGAGAAGAAGGGCATACCTTTCGAGTACGGAAAGGGGCGTCTTCAAGAGCGCTCGCAGATCGAATTCGACATCCAGTCGGTGAAGCCAACACACGTTCTTAATGCTGCAGGCGTGACTGGCAGGCCCAATGTCGACTGGTGTGAGTCTCACAAGACGGAGACAATCCGCACCAATGTGGTGGGCACTCTTACTCTTGCAGATGTCTGTAGGGAGCATGGGTTGTTGTTGCTGAATTATGCTACTGGATGTATCTTTGAGTATGATGGTGCACATCCAGAAGGGTCAGGCATTGGCTTTAAGGAGGAAGACATGCCAAATTTTACTGGTTCATTCTACTCGAAGACTAAAGCTATG GTTGAAGAACTTCTCAAGGAGTATGACAATGTGTGCACGCTGAGGGTTCGAATGCCGATCTCATCAGACCTCAAAAACCCTCGGAACTTCATCACCAAGATCGCCCGTTACAACAAAGTGGTGAACATTCCCAACAGCATGACCATCTTGGATGAGCTTTTGCCAATTTCTATTGAGATGGCCAAAAGGAACTGTCGTGGAATCTGGAACTTTACAAATCCTGGTGTGGTCAGTCACAATGAAATTCTGGAGATGTACAAGAAGTACATTGACCCCAGCTTTGAGTGGGTTAACTTTACCCTGGAAGAGCAGGCCAAGGTGATTGTGGCACCCCGGAGCAACAACGAGATGGATGCTTCAAAGCTGAAGAAAGAGTTTCCCGAGCTACTCTCTGTGAAGGAATCACTCATCAAGTATGTCTTTGAGCCAAATAGCAAGGTCCCTGTTGGTGGAGAAGCCAACTGA